From the genome of Glycine soja cultivar W05 chromosome 14, ASM419377v2, whole genome shotgun sequence:
cttgattcttgaatcttcttgatttcttctcatgaaacttgaaattaatcttgatcttgaacttgttgactccatcttgaaatcattctttgggctttttgttatcatctttgttatcatcaaaactacttgaatcaacttgattcatcatcatgaagcttgcttctacatgcAGTATCTTTCGAGGGCACCCAGTCGTGCACCAtaacttccccccccccccctaggTGATCAACTTGGGGCCACAaggagttccctaccaggtgacacacccctgttagtcgatgaatacaactaacttttgtgtataaaacctgtgtatattgcatcaaacttctccaatttatagtgtttttgtaatattataattactttttattaaatataggtaatagataatttatacttttgttttgtgtgtttaataatcaatttctctcaatttcaggttaattaggcaaattggtaaaagtgttgttttcaccttctcgttAAGCCAATATGTTGGCTTAACGAGCATTCCCTAAGCGTGACATTCAGTGGCTAAGcacgaggaagaatctagaagaagatgagctgtcaagctcgctaagcgcaccgctccaggtcatcaagcACACCGCTTCAGCTCATCCTCTAAGCGAGAGAAGCGAACTAAGCCAAAAATTACTAACGTgagctaagcggtccatacgtgcgctaagcgcatagcgcacgagcacgaacaagaccacctatttaagcctgaaatcagatttgcaaAGGGAGTTTGGAGTTTTTCTTGAAGAAGCCTCTGCATGCACAAGAATCTGGCCCTGGattgaagcttttgcatgtttaggaagttctagagagagaaaattccaagttccaaagagttctgagagattttgttgtgtgaagatctgcagagatgcGAGTTCGAAGCGGAAGCCGTTCTGAGAACtagagatgagtttgtgagtgattgtgagatcctagaggtgaaggagacatcctcaccacttgtgtttttgcagtctttcatcttgttcttctctttgttgtaaaggaggtttccggactatggaaagctaaatcctctgttggatcttccctgtaggtacctgatgtaaatatatttctatctaagtagatgcatgctttgttagggtcattcaacagtgggaactggtctgattctaaagtccttggtagtacgggactaagttgttgtgctatcacgagggatcggggtacaagaacttagttgtgtatgtgtgtcttaatgcagtcttggttgagtttagttttacaagagggatctgcggacgaggcttgatcaggactaggctaggctatcatgaggaattagGGTCTAGTAGTCCaagagacaacataggaacacatgagcattgttaaataaagaacatcctttttagcatcaggaaccagtgaggaagaccaacgcttttctcaacttgtttttacacagtatttctcttgcgtgattttctttctttttgcctagaTAATTTAAATACCTGTCCATAATCATAGTTATATTTTcataccagacacctatttatcgaaatagcgtgccagataacacaagttccccaagagttagatactcagttcttaccattttatactacttgtgcgaacaAGTTTTGGGCGCCGTTGTCGGGgaatgtaacaccctgatatatatatctatatattattagtaattatgtttgatgtttgattatttgttgcgttatttttatttgtaattattttcaaggaggttaatttagttaatagaggggtgtggctagataaggatctagcttctcaaagaagcctcttgagaaagcttctcaaagaaaccACGAGGAAGTTTcctgaggaagcctcttaatgaagcttcttgaggaagctacaCGAGCTGCCTCAGTAAAAATTctgcccagccttcgttaaccgttggatcttacCGAAATTTGGTCTGCAGCTTTACAAGTCACATGTAcacgatctgaccgttgggatctttgagaaaatGTCTGGAGTGTGCTCGAAGCTTCCATTCCCGagagcatttcttatttaagcatttcagcctttgcttttgcgtagcttaggaaaaacgtcttttcttctcctttttttcttccaaagacATTTCTAACGTCCCAagtactttctccatcacccacaaccaccattagccaccacaaactgCCGTTGTTCTCCGTTGCAACCCCATACTGAGAGAAAtccttcaaccgaagcggaatcttccaacttggctcgtggtttcggtagagaacgaaaccctaatTGGACCTTTCATTTCCTTTGAGGTAACCATGATTCCATGTTTGTTCCTTGTTCATTTcagcttgtctttgcatcttttctgactttggaaccaccATTGTATGTTTTACgcttcctttgtaaaacccgaaatacttttagctctttcatgtagtgacgtgggtgtttgacccagagcattgtTGTTAGCTTTgtttctgaaatccatatttagtctccttcgttttggtatGGTAGAGGCTTGCGTGGAATCAACGAGCAAGGATGAAAAGGAATCTCCAAGTGACACGACGAGGAACCCGCGGGTAGCTCagaataggtgaggggagtttattataaaatttaccattttaacaccatagctagggtcagggaacctagctatgaggatatctgcctgtccctgttgcatgctgatttttcttcaaagaaaattatgtcttaactaatgggatgcgatatatatatatatatatatatgtgtgtgtgtgtgtgtgtgtgtgtgtgtgtgtgtgtgtatgtatgtatgtattgtgatgaatgatattgttgtggatgtttgatttgtgttgtttgaagacatGTGAGTGTGAATCTTAGgcatgaaagaaatatatatatatatatatatatatatatatatatatatatatatatatatatatatatatctgtgtgtgtgtgtgtatatatgtatgtatgtattgtaatgaatgatattgttgtggttgtttgatttgtgttgtttgaagacctgcgAGTGTGAATCTTAGgcatgaaagaaatatatatatatatatatatatatatatatatatatatatatatatgtgtgtgtgtgtgtgtgtgtgtgtgtgtgtgtgtgtgtgtgtgtgtgtgtgtgtgtgtgtgcgcgtgTGTGCGAAATGcgatttgttgttgatgtcgctattaaggattttaattgatatgtgatgatgataatgataattatgatgatattgatttgagatgacgttgttaataaagaccatatcaacatgaattgttattattgatgaatatgttaatatgaaatgaggttgttgttgttgttgataacttcaatgagatgagatgatatttatgttgtgaatgacatagaaatacgatttgttgattgatgttggaaatgcattggcatgtgcatgttgtgtatgttcgtggggggcactgttcactgaccttccagggtctttggcactagcttttagccacgttcatacgttggatgttgtgtatgatcgtggggggcactgtgcattgaccttccagggtctttggcactagcttttggccatgatcatacgtcgtatggagtgtatgtcatggggggtagagtgcactgaccttgtcggatggcccagacgtgggtaactagcatgGTTAGACAATCTATGCattttctgaggggatgcttaggcactttaattggtccatggtctttggcacttacttttggccatgatcatagctcatacgacacaggaaatagagtaactgtggccaagtttactttgtactaggggacTGTCACTTGGTAGGGAACatctttgggctcccaggctgatcacctatgggaggggggctgttacgtgcacaacggGGTGGTCTcaacaaactcagcacagttccctaagtgagagtgtcgtgtggacacgcttagtctatttcctgagatttggttgttgttggtacgtaccacattgcatctgagtgttgagtcaggtgcatgcatcatcctgtgcagtcttgattgggtccatggatggatgatgagtaattgttggatgtggatgatgaatatttgttgtatATGAgttttgaataatgattgttgtgtatgctcattatctttgcctatgttccttgctaattgtggttatttggaattggtattggttctttttataatgaactcacccttgcaattttgtatcgtgtggtggatacctgtgatgatcatgaaccttgttcgtgggagcagaatgacagtggcagggtgcagggagtaagattctagtgaagagccgacgtgatgacgttggcgctattttgggagagagttgtgttttgtaatcaactcctccgtagttggtttttaagttttattttgttgagttaaagatgtaaaactgggattttaattatatctatgaacaaatttaattttcgttatgcgtatgacatgtaccgaattattgtttctatgtaattatgtatattcacttaagtaatggcgtgttgttggatgaatttatgttgtgacaaaatcacttctattttcataagcaaaaaattaagggagttctttttataaaaaattgaaattaccgaatattagagtgtggatatcgtagcgacgaggcgggtcactacatttagtggtatcagagcaggtcgaacctttcggccagtgaGTTGTGAGTCTGCTATGTTTTTCTGTGCATTCTCTGGTTGTTTTGTTGGATGCTTGGTGTTGGTTGTTTGGTGATGTTTGATGTTCGTTGTTTGCTATTAGCACTTACTCACTAGTTGTGTTTTAATGAGCTATAGAGATTTGATTGTTGTAGTcatattgaattttgtttttctgatgTCTACTATACCATGAATTTCAATGTCGGGTCATGGAAGGGCAATGGAATGATATGGCAAGCGATTAGAAAATGCAAATGATGGAAAGTGGGTGTTAATGTCTTGAGTCATCAACTCTCAAGAGTAACTGAGTAGGAATTTGTGATGGTTGTGATTGTTGTGTGGTTCTTTGTTTGTGTGTATTCCTTCCATGTCTGACTCCCTGGTGTGTATAGGGAGTGATGGCTGGACGAAATGATCGTGCGATAGTGGATGCCCTTCAAGCCTTAGCCCATGCTATAGGGAATCCGAATAGAGGAGAAGCTGGTGGAGTTGTTGAGTACCATGGGTTGGACCGCTTCCAACGAaacaaccctccttcttttaaTGGACGATACAACCTTATGGTGCTCAGAACTGAATAAGGGAAATCGAGAAAATTTTCTGAGTTATGGCATGTCCGGAGGGGCAAAAGGTTGCTTTTTGTACATATACTCTAGTGGAAAAGGCTAAGTATTGGTGGGAGAATACTCGCCAATGCCTAGAGGCTGAAGGTCTAGATGTGACCTGGGATGTCTTCAAGAGAGTGTTTTTGGAGAAATACTTTCCTGAGGATGTTAGGAACAAGAAGGAGATGGAGTTCTTGGAGCTTAAGCAAGGAAGTATGACTATGGCTGCATATGCAGCCAAGATTGAGGATCTGGTGAGATACTTTCCCCATTATCAAGGGAGAGATGGTGAAAGTTCCAAGTGTGTAAAGTTTCTGAATGGCTTACGACCTGAAGTGAAGCAAGCTATGAATTACCAAGGTGTTCGTCAGTTCCCATTTTTGGTTAACATGTGTCGGATTTGGGATGAAGACTCCCGAGACAGGGCGACTATTATAGGAGTACAGGTCCAATGAGGAACAAAAAGAATGGGCCTCAACATTGAGGAAAACCATATTCGACTCCTCCTAAGAAATATGGTAACCACCATGACAATCAGAGGACTGTTGCTAGGGGATTTGCAGGTGGTAGCAGTAGCAAACCCAATACTTTCTCCACTCATATCATTTGTTACAGGTGTGGTAAGCCAGGGCACATCTCCTTGAATTGTCCCGATATAGGCgtaatatgttttaattatggACAAAAGGGACACACTCAAAGAGATTGTTCACGACCCAAGAAAGAGCACAATGGTGGAGGCCCGAATGGTCAAACTGGACATCCAAAGGCCACGGGAAGAGTCTTTACCCTTAATGGTGTTGAAGCTTTGAAATCCAAAGATCTAATCCAAGGTAGATGTTTCATAAATGGGATTCCTTTGCTTGTGTTGTTTGATTCTGGTGCCACCCATTCCTTTATATCCTGTTTGTGTGTAGGAAAACTTAAGCTTTCTGtgtcttctttaaataaagatataGTAGTAGAGACCCCTACTAGTGGTTCTGTGTTAACTTCTgatgtgtgtttgaattgttCTGTGGAGATTTCTGGTAGGATattcttgattgatttgatttgtttgcctttgagccagattgatgttattcttggtatggactggttatcttccaaccatgtcttgttgaactgttttgagaaaagtgtggtgtttgatgattctggagtgagtaaggatatgatgtttatctctgccaaccaagttgTGACATCTTTAAAGGAAGATGCTCAAGTGTACATGATCTTGTCTAGCCTTAAAGTAGAGACAAAGGTTTCTATGTGTGACCTCCCTGTTGTTAGAGAGTTTCCGGAAGTGTTTCCTGAGGATATATCTGGtctgccacctgagagagagatAGATTTTTCCATAGACTTAGTACCTGGTGTtggacccatatccatagctccttataggatgtctcctatagagttagttgagcttaagaaacagttagaggagttgttggataagcAGTTTGTTAGGCCTAGTGTATCTCCGTGGGGAGCCCTAGTGTtgctagtgaagaagaaagatggaaccATGAGGTTGTGTGTGGATTACCGCTAGTTGAATAAGGTAACGATTAAGAATAAGTACCCTTTGCCTAGAATAGATGACCTTATTTACCAGCTGGTAGGAGCTTGTGTGTTTAACAAGATAGACCTTAGGTCGGGTTATCATCAGATCCGAGTGAAGTCTGAGGATATACCAAAGACTGCTTTTAGGACCCGTTATGGTCACTATGAGTATCTGGTCATACCCTTTGGTGTGACTAATGCTCTAGGAGTGTTTATGGACTACATGAATAGAGTTTTTCACCCTTACCTTGATAGTTTTGTGGTAGTATTTATAGATGATATTCTGGTATACTCCAAGACTAGAGAGGAGCATGAAGAAcatttgaggattgtgttgcatacccTTAAGGACCGACAACTctatgctaagttgtccaagtgtgagttctggttagagaaagttagtttcctaGGGCATGTGATATCTCAAGGGGGTATAGTTGTGGATCCCTCTAAGATAGAAGCTGTTCTTAAGTGGGAGAGTCCTAAGTCTGTTTTTGAGATTAAGAGTTTTCTAGGTTTAGCATGATATTACCGGAGATTCATAGAAGGTTTCTCCAAGTTGGCTCTACCTTTAACTAAACTGACTCGTaagggtcaagcttttgtgtgggataCCCAATGTGAGCATAGTTTCCAAACCTTTAAGGAAAGATTGACAACCGCTCCAGTGCTAGTTTTGCCTAACCCGAGAGAACCATTtgaggtgtattgtgatgcatcaaagatgggtttaggCGGAGTGTTGATGCAGAATAGCCAAGTGGTGGCCTATGCTTCTAGGCAGCTtaagactcatgagaggaaTTATCCCACCCATGGTCTAGAGTTGGCTGCTGTAGTTTTTGCCCttaagatttggaggcattatttgtTTGGCTCTAAGTTTGAGGTGTCTAGTGATCATAAGAGccttaaatatttgtttagtcAGAAGGAGCTGAACATGAGAcaaaggagatggttagagtttcttaag
Proteins encoded in this window:
- the LOC114384000 gene encoding uncharacterized protein LOC114384000, which codes for MACPEGQKVAFCTYTLVEKAKYWWENTRQCLEAEGLDVTWDVFKRVFLEKYFPEDVRNKKEMEFLELKQGSMTMAAYAAKIEDLVRYFPHYQGRDGESSKCVKFLNGLRPEVKQAMNYQGVRQFPFLVNMCRIWDEDSRDRATIIGVQVQ